Proteins from a single region of Candidatus Peregrinibacteria bacterium:
- a CDS encoding pyridoxal phosphate-dependent aminotransferase codes for MITCYQVIVVNIDNVAKVLEYTAVDIFPDEKRIFDIRSLNLFRNFIDFSMAESETRIADLFAKESPPMGVLALIEEARKDGFREEDSNKTGNGWINFSRGEAASNMFYPDENDPDASVEERRIKKGKGVDDYGPVAGITALREEYAMFYNRLHRSENGQDAFRVENVTIRPGGRPAIHAALAAFGMEGLGRGRNVRVGHFHPDYAGYLTPLKVVNGIDPVAIPLDRQSGYHIDVAELRKKIRELGLEVLLLSNPCNPTGSVIAGEELQKWVELSEETGAYPIIDEFYDEYVYDEEKTRVSSADYLGRIDDSRVVIVSGISKSLQAAGWRIAAVLGSKKIIGKINAVAGGLDGGANHPLQVATIPMLNSPRRDRTHKSRHDDFLEKRNRMTGHLKNIGVQLASEPKGTFYLWGDISDLVGDRDQLEIARAFMREKVIPWVPGSAFCVDTNDETRRRALPQYENLVRFSYGPRKDIMLAGLKRMKKVVNNLD; via the coding sequence ATGATTACTTGTTATCAGGTAATTGTTGTAAATATTGACAATGTGGCAAAAGTCTTGGAATATACGGCAGTTGATATTTTCCCTGATGAGAAGAGGATTTTTGACATACGTAGTCTAAATTTATTTAGAAATTTTATTGATTTTTCTATGGCAGAATCAGAAACGAGAATAGCAGATTTATTTGCGAAAGAAAGTCCTCCTATGGGAGTACTAGCTTTGATAGAAGAAGCGAGGAAAGATGGCTTCAGGGAAGAAGATTCAAATAAGACCGGAAATGGATGGATTAATTTCAGTAGAGGAGAGGCGGCTTCAAATATGTTTTATCCAGACGAAAATGATCCAGATGCAAGTGTTGAAGAGAGACGAATAAAAAAGGGGAAGGGGGTTGATGATTATGGACCAGTTGCAGGGATAACAGCCCTTAGAGAAGAATATGCAATGTTTTATAACAGATTGCATCGCTCTGAAAATGGGCAGGACGCTTTTCGTGTGGAAAATGTTACTATTAGGCCAGGCGGAAGACCTGCTATACATGCTGCTTTAGCTGCATTCGGAATGGAAGGTCTAGGCAGAGGGAGGAACGTTAGAGTTGGTCATTTTCATCCTGATTATGCGGGGTATTTAACGCCATTAAAAGTAGTAAATGGCATTGATCCTGTTGCAATCCCACTCGATAGGCAGTCAGGTTATCATATTGATGTTGCTGAATTAAGAAAAAAAATCAGGGAACTTGGACTTGAAGTTCTCTTGCTCAGCAATCCTTGCAATCCTACAGGATCTGTTATTGCTGGTGAGGAGTTGCAAAAGTGGGTTGAACTATCTGAAGAAACAGGTGCATATCCCATAATTGATGAATTCTACGATGAGTATGTGTACGATGAGGAAAAGACAAGAGTATCTTCCGCTGATTATTTGGGGAGAATTGATGATAGTAGGGTAGTTATAGTATCTGGAATTAGTAAGAGTCTTCAGGCAGCTGGTTGGCGTATTGCTGCTGTATTAGGGTCAAAAAAAATCATAGGAAAAATAAATGCGGTGGCAGGTGGACTTGATGGTGGAGCAAATCATCCCTTACAAGTTGCCACGATTCCAATGTTAAACTCGCCACGAAGAGATCGAACCCATAAATCACGACACGATGATTTTCTAGAAAAAAGAAATAGAATGACCGGACACTTAAAAAACATTGGTGTTCAACTTGCATCTGAGCCTAAAGGGACATTCTACTTGTGGGGAGATATCAGTGATTTAGTAGGTGATAGAGATCAATTGGAAATCGCAAGAGCGTTTATGAGGGAAAAAGTTATTCCGTGGGTGCCGGGTTCTGCATTTTGTGTTGATACTAACGATGAGACAAGAAGGCGTGCATTACCTCAGTATGAGAATTTAGTCAGATTCAGCTACGGTCCTAGAAAGGACATAATGTTAGCTGGACTAAAGAGGATGAAAAAAGTGGTTAATAACTTAGATTAA